AAGTTCACCCGATAAACTGAAAAAACAAAGTTAAAATCTTGTGGGGTAGTTATCGTTACCGTAATAAGCTTAGCAGTATAGTTGTTATCCGCACCATCATTATCACCATCATAGTCACTATCATTAATTACAGTGACCTTAACTTGATAACCGACATACATGTCGCCTAACGAGTCACTATCTCCTAGCGAACTTTCAATTATTGCTAAGCCATTATAGTCATCTACATCATCGAATAACTCTCTTTCTCCCCCTCTTCATTAGCTAATACTGTTGAGCATGTTTCACCATCAGTCGATTTAATTTCACCATCATTATTTTGGTCTTCACCGCAGCGATAAAAACCACCTGACATTTCTGAGTTTTCATCAAAGGCTTTACCCAAGATTTCATTAATCATTGATTGGCCAAGTTCTGCAGCTTTAATCTGATGTATTTGCTCAGCGCTTTGATTTGCTAAAGGGTAAATTAAGGTGGTGAATATAGAAAAGGCAATAGATAAAACTACGATACCGACAATAGTTTCAATCAAGGTGAAACCTTGCTGTGAATACCTAGCCAGTGAAATAAATACAGAAGATAAATTTTTCTTAGAGCGCATGAATATAGCCTTCTGACTCTATCTGAACACTAATACTTTGCTCACCAATAATGGTGATTATGCATGGTGCAGCACAAGAAGGTCGCCCCATACTGTCGAATGAGAAACTATTATTAGTAAAATTATTGGAAAAGGTAATATTGTCATTGCTATCTACTTGCAATTTTGTCGCACTGTCTTGCCATGTTGGAGAAAAACTAGGTGTTGTCGTGCAATTATCAGGTTCACCAAGTTTTGTTGCCGTAACTAAAACTGTATGACAGAAACTACTATTGGTTTGCTGCATCGCTTTGGTTTGAATTAAGCGCAGTTTGGCGACTACATCACTACGATAAGCGTATTCTGAAAAGCCTTTCGAAGTAAGAAATTTAGGTACAACATTAACCGATAGAATCCCTAAGATTAAGATGACAATAATCAGTTCAATTAGCGAAAATCCAGTATACCTTGTTATCAGTAATCTATTATTTGATTTGGCGTTTGTCACTATAGTCCCTCATATGCTACTTATAATTATACACACTCGTTTAAAGTATATTGAGGCTGGGTATTTAAATTGGCAACTCTGTAATAAAGTATACAAGGATCACTGAAATTAGATGGCGTAGGCGAACCTTTTAGGTAAATAATTAATGTACTGCCTAATTGGGTATCCACCGTTAAGTATGCAAAGTTGTCATCTATATCCATCAGCCGTTTCCAGCTAGTTTCACTTGCGAACGGGTAACCATAAACAATAGATAACTTTCCATCACTACTTGTGCCTTTACCGTCGCCTATATTAATCGTTGTAAATGATAACTTTTGGTTCCCTTTAACCAAAGATTTACTATGTACCATAGCAGCCGCACCTTGCATCGTCGCTTTTACGCCCTGCAATGTCGCGGTTTGCGC
The Colwellia sp. Arc7-D genome window above contains:
- a CDS encoding prepilin-type N-terminal cleavage/methylation domain-containing protein, whose protein sequence is MNSKGFTLIELIVVIVILGILAATAVPKFINLKAEAQTATLQGVKATMQGAAAMVHSKSLVKGNQKLSFTTINIGDGKGTSSDGKLSIVYGYPFASETSWKRLMDIDDNFAYLTVDTQLGSTLIIYLKGSPTPSNFSDPCILYYRVANLNTQPQYTLNECV
- a CDS encoding type II secretion system protein; translation: MRSKKNLSSVFISLARYSQQGFTLIETIVGIVVLSIAFSIFTTLIYPLANQSAEQIHQIKAAELGQSMINEILGKAFDENSEMSGGFYRCGEDQNNDGEIKSTDGETCSTVLANEEGEKESYSMM
- a CDS encoding prepilin-type N-terminal cleavage/methylation domain-containing protein, with product MTNAKSNNRLLITRYTGFSLIELIIVILILGILSVNVVPKFLTSKGFSEYAYRSDVVAKLRLIQTKAMQQTNSSFCHTVLVTATKLGEPDNCTTTPSFSPTWQDSATKLQVDSNDNITFSNNFTNNSFSFDSMGRPSCAAPCIITIIGEQSISVQIESEGYIHAL